The region GGTCGCACTTGAGGGGGTTCTGGGTGGCGATCAGCGAGGGCCACAGGGAGATGACGACCAGGAAGAGGATGAGGAGCCCGGAGACGATGAAGACGGGGTTGCGCCGCAGATCGCGCCAGGCGTCGGACCACAGGCTCCTGGGCTTCTCCTGAGGGCCCGTGCCCTCGGGACCGCCGGGCGTCCGCTCCAGGGTGGCGCCCTCGCTCGTGGCGAGGTCCATGGCGCCGCCCGCGCCGGTCGCGGCGATGGCGCCCTCCCGCCGGTACGGCGGCGGCTGCTCAGGCATAGCGGATCCTCGGGTCGAGTACGGCGTAGAGGAGGTCGACGAGCAGGTTGGCGACCAGGAAGACGAGCACGAGGACGGTCACGAAGCCGACCACGGTCTGGGTGTTCTGCCGCACGATCCCCTGGTAGAGCTGGTAGCCGACGCCGTGGATGTTGAAGATCCGCTCGGTGACGATCGCGCCGCCCATGAGCGCGCCGATGTCCGTGCCGATGAAGGTGACCACGGGGATCAGCGAGTTGCGCAGCAGGTGCTTGGTGATCACCCGGTGCCGGGGCAGGCCCTTGGCGACGGCCGTACGGACGTAGTCGGACCTCTTGTTCTCGGCGATGGAGGTCCGGGTGAGCCGGGTGACGTAGGCGAGGGAGACGGAGGCGAGGACCAGTCCGGGCACGATCAGTTCGCCGAAGGTGGCGTCCGGGGAGACCGAAGGTCTGATCCAGCCCCACTCGACACCGAAGAGCAGTTGCAAAAGCAATCCGGTGACGAAGGTCGGGATGGAGATGACGACGAGGGTGAGCAGCAGGACACCGGTGTCGACGGGCCGGCCGCGGCGCAGCCCGGTGACGACGCCCAGCAGGATGCCGATGACGATCTCGAAGAGGATGGCGACGATCGTCAACCGGATGGTGACGGGGAAGGAGGTCGCCATCAGCTCGGTGACCGGCTGCCCGGTGAAGGCGGTGCCGAAGTCGCCGGTGAAGACATTGCCCATGTACGTGAGGTATTGCTGCCACAGCGGCTTGTCGAGGCCGAACTCCTTGCGCAGCTGGGCGGCGGTGGCTGGGTCGCACTGCCGCTCGCCGCACAGCCCCGCGATGGGGTCGCCCATCACGTTCACCATCAGGAAGATCAAGAGCGTGGCGCCGATGAAGACCGGGATCATCTGGAGCAGACGCCGGATCACATACCGTCCCATGAGGGCTCCGGAGGTTGTACGGGGCCCGCGCCCGGGTTCGCTTCAGCAACCCGTCGCTTGCCCCGTGGACGGCTCAGCTGACCTTGATCTCGTTGTAGACGGGCACGCTGAACTGGTTGAGCGCCACGCCCGAGATCCTGTCCGAGTAGCCCGCGCTGCCGTTCTGGTACCAGAGCGGGATGGCGGCCATGTTGTCCCGTACGACCCCTTCGGCCTGCTGGAAGAGCTGGATGGCCTTGGCCTTGTCGGTCTCGGCGTTCGCCTGGTCGACGAGCTTGTCGAAGTCCTTGTTGGACCACTTGCCGTCGTTGGAGGAGGCGTTCGTGTAGTACAGCGGCTGAAGGAAGTTCTGGATCAGCGGGTAGTCCATCTGCCAGCCGGCCCGGAAGGGACCCGGCATCTTGTGCTGCCCGATCTGGTTGCGGAAGTCGGCGAAGGTGCCGACGGGGTTGCCGACGCAGGCCTTGTCGTTGCCCATCGCGTTGTTGATGGAGTTGCAGACGGCGTCGATCCACTCCTTGTGGGAGCCGCTGTCCGCGTTGTACGAGATCTTGATCTGGCCGCCGGGCAGTCCGCCGCCGTCCTGGATCAGCTTCTTCGCCTGCGCGGGGTCGTACCGGCAGGAGGCGCCGCACAGGCCGTCCTGGAAGCCGCCGGCCGCGCCGAGCACCGGTGAGGTCCAGTCGGAGGCCGGGGTGCGGGTCTTCTGGAAGATCGTGCTGGTGATCTGGTCCCGGTTGATCGCCATGGACAGGCCCTTGCGGACGTTCTCCATGCCGCTCTTGTCCCAGGCCTTGTCGTAGAACGGGAAGGCGATGGTCTGGATGATGCCGGCCGGGGTGTTGATGTACCGGCCGCCGAGGTCGCTCTTCACGTTCTTGAGCTGAGCGGCGGGCACGTCGTCGACGAGGTCGAGGTTGCCCGCCATCAGGTCGGTGTAGGCGGTGTTGTTGTCCGTGTAGACCTTCAGGTCCACCCCGCCGTTCTGCGCCTTGTCCGTCCCCGGGTACGCGTCCCACTTCCGCAGGGACATCATCGAGCCCTTGGCGTACGAGTCGACGGTGTAGGGCCCGTTGCCGATCGGCTTCTTCAGCCAGGCCGCGTGGTCGCTGAAGAACGCCTTGGGCAGCGGCGCGAAGGCCACGTAGCCGAGGGTGTCGGGGAACGTCGAGAACTTCTGGTTGAGCTTGACGGTGAAGGTGTGGGCGCCGGTGACCTTCAGTCCCGACAGCGTGTCCGCGCTCTGCGTTCCCGTCTCGGGGTGGACCTTGTCGTAGCCCTCGATGTACCCGAAGAAGTAGGCGTTCTTCTGGTTGTTCTTGAGACTGGCCCCGTAGTTCCAGGCGTCCACGAAGGACTGGGCGGTGACGGGCTCTCCGTTGCTGAACTTCCAGCCGTCCTTGACGGTGATCGTGAAGTTCTGCGAGTCCGAGGTGTCGATCTTCTGCGCCAGCATGTTCTGGGCAGCGCCGGTCCTGGCGTCGTACCGCTTCAGACCCCGGAAGATCATGTCGAGGACCTTGCCGCCCTGCACCTCGTTGGTGTTGGACGGCTCCAGCGGGTTCTGCGGATCTCCCCAGGAGGAACTGAGCACTCCGGACGCGCCGCCACTGCCGCCACCCCCGCCGCCCCCGCCACCGCAGGCGGTCGCCACGAGGGCCACCGCCGCCGCGCCGGCGGCCCATTTGGCGTGCGTCGCTCCACGCATGGAGTGCCTCCCAGAGTGCGCTGCCGCCAGCGCCGCGGCGCTGTTCCATTACCGGCCAATATCAACCGGTAAGGCGCATACCGCACATTCAGCCCACCCGTACGTGGGATCGCACACCCATATGTGTCAGCGCGACATGGGTCAGGCGCGACATGGGTCAGGCGCGACATGCGTCAGGCGCGCGCCACCAACTCCACCTCGAAGCCGTCCGCGTCCTCCAGATACGCGGCGCAGTGCTCCAGGCCGCCCGCGTGCGGATAGCGGTCCGAAAAGAGGGGCGACCAGCCGTGGCTGGGTGCTTCGGCCACAAGCCGGTCGAGTTCGGTGCGGTCCGGCACGTGGAAGGCGAGGTGGTTCAGGCCGGGGCGCAGGCGGTCGTGGGAGTCCGTCCTCAGCGCGGGCGACTGCTCGACGACGAGATAGGTCTCGCCCCGGCGCCAGCTGCGGCCCTGCGGCCACTCCTGGTACGGCTCACAGCCCAGGCGCTCCAGCAGCCATCCCCAGGAGCGGACCGTGCGCTCCAGGTCCGGCACCCACAGTTCGACGTGATGCAGCATCTTCCCCCACCCGGCCCTCGCCCGATCTTTCCCCGCCCGATCTTCCCTCACCCGAAAAAGACGGTTCCCGGCACCGCGGTGGCGGTGCCGGGAACCGGCCGGTCGATCACGGGACGCGTGGTGCTCAGGACGCGTGCACGATGTCCTTCTCCTCGGCGAAGTGGCACGCCGACTCATGCGCCGCAGGCGAGTCCACGCCCATGAACACCTCGGGCACCGCGAGGATCGGGATCTCCACGGAGCACTTGTCCTGGGCCTTCCAGCAGCGGGTGCGGAAGCTGCAGCCGGACGGCGGGTTGGCCGGGGACGGCACGTCACCGGTCAGGATGATCCGCTCGCGGTGCTCACGGGCCTCCGGGTCCGGCACCGGGACGGCCGACAGCAGCGCCTGGGTGTAGGGGTGCGTCGGGTGGTCGTAGATCTGCTCGTCGCTGCCGATCTCCGCCATCTTGCCGAGGTACATGACGCCGACCCGGTCCGAGATGTGCCGGACGATCGACAGGTCGTGCGCGATGAAGAGGTAGGACAGGTTGAACTCGTCCTGGAGCCGCTCCATCAGGTTGATGACCTGCGCCTGCACCGACACGTCCAGCGCCGACACCGGCTCGTCGCAGATGATGATCTCGGGGTTGAGCGCGAGACCACGGGCGATGCCGATGCGCTGACGCTGACCGCCGGAGAACTGGTGCGGGTAGCGGTTGATGTACTCGGGGTTGAGGCCGACCACGTCCAGCAGGTCCTGGACCTTGCGCCGCCGGTCGCCCTTCGGAGCCACCTCGGGGTGGATGTCGAAGGGCTCACCGATGATGTCGCCCACCGTCATGCGGGGGTTGAGCGAGGTGTACGGGTCCTGGAAGACCATCTGGATGTTGCGGCGCACGGCCTTCAGGGCGCGCCCGGACAGCTTGGTGATGTCCTGGCCCTTGTAGAAGATCTCGCCCGCGGTGGCCCGCTCCAGGTTCATCAGGAGCTTGGCCACGGTGGACTTGCCACAGCCGGACTCGCCCACGATGCCCAGCGTCTCACCCTGGTACAGGTCGAACGAGATACCGTCGACGGCCTTCACCGCGCCGATCTGCCGCTTGAACAGGATGCCCTGGGTGAGCGGGAAGTGCTTCTTCAGGTTGCGCACCTGCAGGATCGGCTCGCCACGGTCGACGGGCGCCTCGATCGCCGCGACCGCCTCCGCCTCGGAGTGGGCGTCGACGACCTCCACGTCGGAGACGTTCGGGGTGGCCTCCTGCTCGTCGTTCTTGCTGAGCTCAGCCATGGATCGTCTCCTTCCAGAAGTGGCAGGCCGAACCGCGGCCGACCAGCTCGGTGCCGTCCTGCTCGCTGACCGGGAGCAGCGCCGGGACGTCCGTACGGCAGATGTCCTGGGCCTTGGGGCAGCGCGGGTTGAAGGCGCAACCGGTCGGGATGCGCAGCAGGTTGGGCGGCAGACCCTTGATCGCGTACAGCTCCTGGCCCTTCTGGTCCAGGCGCGGGATCGAGTCCAGCAGACCCCGCGTGTACGGGTGCGCGGGGCGCTTGTACAGCTCGTGGACCGGGGCACGCTCCACGATCCGGCCCGCGTACATCACGGCGATCTTGTCCGCGACGTCGGCGACGACGCCGAGGTCGTGGGTGATCAGGATCAGGCCCATGTTGTACTCGCGCTGAAGGTCCGCGAGCAGGTCCATGACCTGGGCCTGGACCGTCACGTCGAGCGCCGTGGTGGGCTCGTCCGCGATGATCAGGTCCGGCTCCAGGGCCAGCGCCATCGCGATCATGATGCGCTGGCGCATACCGCCCGAGAACTGGTGCGGGTAGTCGTTCACGCGGGCCGCGGAGGCCGGGATCTTCACCCGGTCCATCAGCTCGATCGCCTTGGCCTTGGCCTCCTTCTTGGAGAGGCCCTGGTGCACCCGGAACATCTCGCCGAGCTGGTAGCCGACGGACAGGACCGGGTTGAGCGAGCTGAGCGCGTCCTGGAAGATCATGGCGATCTTCTGGCCGCGGATCTTGCGGCGCTCCTCGCCGGACATCTTGAGCATGTCCTGGCCGCGGAAGAGGATCTCACCCTGCGGGATCCTCGCCGGCGGCATGTCGAGGATGCCCATGATCGCCTGCGCGGTCACGGACTTGCCGGAGCCGGACTCGCCGAGCACGGCGAGCGTCTCGCCCGCACTGACGCTGTAGTTGACACCGTTGACCGCCTTGGCCACGCCCTCGCGGGTGTGGAACTCGACGTGCAGGTCACGCACTTCGAGCAGCGGCCCGTCGTCGGTGCCGCCCTTACGCGGGGCGGGCACCGGGACGGAGTCTTCGATGATGGTCACGTACGCCTCCCTCAGCGCAGCTTCGGGTCGAGGGCGTTACGGACGGCCTCACCGAGCATGATGAACGCCAGCACCGTGATGCTGAGCATGATCGACGGATAGAGCATGATCCACTGCGCCACGCGGATCTGGTTGCCGCCGTCCGAGATGTCGTTGCCCCAGGACACGCCGTTGAGGCCGAGGCCCAGGAAGGACAGGGTCGCCTCGGCGGAGATGTAGACGCCGAGCGAGATGGTGGAGACGACGATCACGGGGGCGAGGGTGTTCGGCAGGATGTGCCGGAACATGATCCGCGGGGTGCTCGCGCCCAGGGCCTTGGCCGCGTGTACGTAGTCGGCCTGCTTCGTGGTGATCACCGCGCCGCGCATCACACGGGCGATCTGCGTCCAGCCGAAGGCGGCCAGCGCGCCGATGACGACCCAGGTCGTGCGGTCCGGGAAGGAGGTCAGCACGACCATGGTGGCGAGCAGGAACGGGATGCCGAAGAAGACGTCCGTCAGACGCGACAGGATCGAGTCGACGATGCCGCCGAAGTATCCGGCGATCATGCCCATCAGGCCACCCACGACCGTCACCGCGAGGGTGGTGCCGAAGCCCACGGCCACGGAGGCCCGGGTGCCGTAGATGGTGCGGGCGTAGACGCTGCGGCCCTGCTGGTCGTAGCCCAGCCAGTCCGCGGAGAACACATGGCCCAGCTTCGGCTTCTGCAGGAAGTGCTTGGCCAGGTCGCCCTTGATCGGGTCGGTGTCGGTGAACAGCCCCGGGAAGAAGGTGATGGTCAGCAGCAGCACGATCAGCACCGCCGAGACACCGAAGATCCAGCTGTGCCGGAGGTCGTTCCAGGCGTCGCCCCACAGGCTGCGGGACTTCTCCGGCTTGGTCACGGGGACCGCCACCGGAGTGGCCTCGCCCTCGGTCGCCACCGCCGTCTGAACGTCGGTCTTGGTCACGTCAGGCATAGCGAATCCTCGGGTCCAGGACCGCGTACAGCAGGTCGACGAGCAGGCTGGCGAGGAGGTAGACCAGCACCAGGATGGTCACCAGGCCGACGAGCGTGGTGCCTTCACGCCGCACGATGGACTGGTAGATCGTGCCGCCGATGCCCTGGATGTTGAACAGGCCCTCGGTGACGACGGCTCCGCCCATCAGCGCGCCGATGTCGGTGCCCAGGTAGGTGATCACGGGGATCAGCGAGTTGCGCATGAGGTGGACGCCCACCACACGACGCCGGGGCAGGCCCTTGGCGACGGCGGTACGGATGTAGTCGGCGCGCAGGTTCTCGGCGACCGACGTACGGGTGAGCCGGGTCACATAGGCCAGCGAGGCGGTCGCGAGGACGAACGCCGGCATCAGCAACTCGTTGAAGTTCGTGGAGTCGTTCACGTTCGGCGGCAGCCAGTTGAGCTGGAAGGCGAAGACGACCTTCAGGATGAAGCCGAGAACGAACACCGGAACGGAGATCAGCAGCAGCGAGACCAGCAGGATCGCGTTGTCCGCGAACCGCCCGGCACGCAGGCCCGCCCAGATGCCCAGGGCCATGCCCAGGACCAACTCGATGGCGAAGGCCAGCCCGCCAAGACGGAGGGTCACCGGGAACGCCTCGCCGAGCACGTCCGTGACGGGGCGGCCGCTCGCGATCTGCGTGCCGAAGTCGAAGTGAAGGATCATGTCCTTCATGTAGTGGTAGTACTGCACCAGGATCGGCTGGTCCAGGCCGTACTGATGTCTCAGTGAGGCGATGACGGCAGGGCTTCCGCCCTTGTCGCCGAACAGGCCTCGCACGGGGTCGCCGGGCAGGGCGTAGACCATGAGAAAGATCAGCAGGGTTGTCCCGATGAAGACCGGGATCATC is a window of Streptomyces mirabilis DNA encoding:
- a CDS encoding ABC transporter permease, with amino-acid sequence MGRYVIRRLLQMIPVFIGATLLIFLMVNVMGDPIAGLCGERQCDPATAAQLRKEFGLDKPLWQQYLTYMGNVFTGDFGTAFTGQPVTELMATSFPVTIRLTIVAILFEIVIGILLGVVTGLRRGRPVDTGVLLLTLVVISIPTFVTGLLLQLLFGVEWGWIRPSVSPDATFGELIVPGLVLASVSLAYVTRLTRTSIAENKRSDYVRTAVAKGLPRHRVITKHLLRNSLIPVVTFIGTDIGALMGGAIVTERIFNIHGVGYQLYQGIVRQNTQTVVGFVTVLVLVFLVANLLVDLLYAVLDPRIRYA
- a CDS encoding peptide ABC transporter substrate-binding protein, with product MRGATHAKWAAGAAAVALVATACGGGGGGGGGSGGASGVLSSSWGDPQNPLEPSNTNEVQGGKVLDMIFRGLKRYDARTGAAQNMLAQKIDTSDSQNFTITVKDGWKFSNGEPVTAQSFVDAWNYGASLKNNQKNAYFFGYIEGYDKVHPETGTQSADTLSGLKVTGAHTFTVKLNQKFSTFPDTLGYVAFAPLPKAFFSDHAAWLKKPIGNGPYTVDSYAKGSMMSLRKWDAYPGTDKAQNGGVDLKVYTDNNTAYTDLMAGNLDLVDDVPAAQLKNVKSDLGGRYINTPAGIIQTIAFPFYDKAWDKSGMENVRKGLSMAINRDQITSTIFQKTRTPASDWTSPVLGAAGGFQDGLCGASCRYDPAQAKKLIQDGGGLPGGQIKISYNADSGSHKEWIDAVCNSINNAMGNDKACVGNPVGTFADFRNQIGQHKMPGPFRAGWQMDYPLIQNFLQPLYYTNASSNDGKWSNKDFDKLVDQANAETDKAKAIQLFQQAEGVVRDNMAAIPLWYQNGSAGYSDRISGVALNQFSVPVYNEIKVS
- a CDS encoding VOC family protein yields the protein MLHHVELWVPDLERTVRSWGWLLERLGCEPYQEWPQGRSWRRGETYLVVEQSPALRTDSHDRLRPGLNHLAFHVPDRTELDRLVAEAPSHGWSPLFSDRYPHAGGLEHCAAYLEDADGFEVELVARA
- a CDS encoding ABC transporter ATP-binding protein, whose product is MAELSKNDEQEATPNVSDVEVVDAHSEAEAVAAIEAPVDRGEPILQVRNLKKHFPLTQGILFKRQIGAVKAVDGISFDLYQGETLGIVGESGCGKSTVAKLLMNLERATAGEIFYKGQDITKLSGRALKAVRRNIQMVFQDPYTSLNPRMTVGDIIGEPFDIHPEVAPKGDRRRKVQDLLDVVGLNPEYINRYPHQFSGGQRQRIGIARGLALNPEIIICDEPVSALDVSVQAQVINLMERLQDEFNLSYLFIAHDLSIVRHISDRVGVMYLGKMAEIGSDEQIYDHPTHPYTQALLSAVPVPDPEAREHRERIILTGDVPSPANPPSGCSFRTRCWKAQDKCSVEIPILAVPEVFMGVDSPAAHESACHFAEEKDIVHAS
- a CDS encoding ABC transporter ATP-binding protein; the encoded protein is MTIIEDSVPVPAPRKGGTDDGPLLEVRDLHVEFHTREGVAKAVNGVNYSVSAGETLAVLGESGSGKSVTAQAIMGILDMPPARIPQGEILFRGQDMLKMSGEERRKIRGQKIAMIFQDALSSLNPVLSVGYQLGEMFRVHQGLSKKEAKAKAIELMDRVKIPASAARVNDYPHQFSGGMRQRIMIAMALALEPDLIIADEPTTALDVTVQAQVMDLLADLQREYNMGLILITHDLGVVADVADKIAVMYAGRIVERAPVHELYKRPAHPYTRGLLDSIPRLDQKGQELYAIKGLPPNLLRIPTGCAFNPRCPKAQDICRTDVPALLPVSEQDGTELVGRGSACHFWKETIHG
- a CDS encoding ABC transporter permease, with protein sequence MPDVTKTDVQTAVATEGEATPVAVPVTKPEKSRSLWGDAWNDLRHSWIFGVSAVLIVLLLTITFFPGLFTDTDPIKGDLAKHFLQKPKLGHVFSADWLGYDQQGRSVYARTIYGTRASVAVGFGTTLAVTVVGGLMGMIAGYFGGIVDSILSRLTDVFFGIPFLLATMVVLTSFPDRTTWVVIGALAAFGWTQIARVMRGAVITTKQADYVHAAKALGASTPRIMFRHILPNTLAPVIVVSTISLGVYISAEATLSFLGLGLNGVSWGNDISDGGNQIRVAQWIMLYPSIMLSITVLAFIMLGEAVRNALDPKLR
- a CDS encoding ABC transporter permease, with the protein product MGRYVARRLLQMIPVFIGTTLLIFLMVYALPGDPVRGLFGDKGGSPAVIASLRHQYGLDQPILVQYYHYMKDMILHFDFGTQIASGRPVTDVLGEAFPVTLRLGGLAFAIELVLGMALGIWAGLRAGRFADNAILLVSLLLISVPVFVLGFILKVVFAFQLNWLPPNVNDSTNFNELLMPAFVLATASLAYVTRLTRTSVAENLRADYIRTAVAKGLPRRRVVGVHLMRNSLIPVITYLGTDIGALMGGAVVTEGLFNIQGIGGTIYQSIVRREGTTLVGLVTILVLVYLLASLLVDLLYAVLDPRIRYA